The following proteins are encoded in a genomic region of Methanoculleus bourgensis MS2:
- the tfrB gene encoding fumarate reductase (CoM/CoB) subunit TfrB, whose protein sequence is MREITLRVSRYDPAEDAEPHFEEYTVRVNEGARVLHALHAVHDDHDPTLAYRYCCGSGQCGSCAVQVDGTPVLACMEEARDGMTVEPLDLPVLKDLTVDMGPVIAKIARICPAPDAGLPTKEEIEAIKPLRDCIECLCCVSACPALQVTEFAGPTVLRQEMRLALDPRDSGDRIGDAIEKGLFYCTTCKRCLEVCPKEIDVPGKAIEKLRELANRRGLTLPRHQEVAKLVQETGRSVERTVPTFLEQVPEVIEPDGPVRGEVGFFVGCMFNGRVPQTALDAMEVMKRNGIRVIVPHDQVCCGSPLIRTGQTSNVSDLKQKNIKAFADRGIETVMTICAGCGATLKNDYETPFAVKDVTEVLTEYGIEPPAKLDITATYHDPCHLLRGQGISEEPRALLREAVGEFVEMPSQCCGAGGGVRSGVPEEAKALGAKRDAAVKATGADVVVTVCPFCEFHIADCTDVPVKNLVTVLLEGYRKKDAEQKDSA, encoded by the coding sequence ATGAGAGAGATCACGCTCCGGGTCTCCCGCTACGACCCTGCCGAGGACGCTGAGCCCCACTTTGAGGAGTATACGGTCCGGGTCAACGAGGGCGCCCGGGTGCTCCACGCCCTCCACGCGGTCCACGACGACCACGACCCGACGCTCGCCTACCGTTACTGCTGCGGGTCGGGGCAGTGCGGGAGCTGCGCCGTCCAGGTGGACGGGACGCCCGTCCTTGCCTGCATGGAGGAGGCCCGCGACGGTATGACGGTCGAGCCGCTGGATCTCCCGGTCTTGAAAGACCTGACGGTGGATATGGGGCCGGTGATAGCAAAGATCGCCCGGATATGCCCGGCACCGGACGCAGGGCTCCCGACGAAGGAGGAGATCGAGGCGATCAAGCCGCTCCGGGACTGTATCGAGTGTCTCTGCTGTGTATCGGCCTGCCCAGCGCTCCAGGTGACCGAGTTCGCCGGGCCGACGGTGCTCAGGCAGGAGATGCGCCTCGCCCTCGATCCCCGGGACTCGGGGGACCGGATCGGCGATGCGATCGAGAAGGGGCTCTTCTACTGCACGACCTGCAAGCGGTGCCTGGAGGTCTGCCCGAAGGAGATCGATGTCCCTGGGAAGGCTATTGAGAAACTCAGGGAACTTGCGAACCGGCGCGGGCTGACCCTGCCCCGCCACCAGGAGGTGGCGAAACTGGTGCAGGAGACAGGAAGAAGCGTCGAGCGGACAGTGCCGACGTTTTTAGAGCAGGTGCCGGAGGTGATCGAGCCCGACGGTCCCGTCCGCGGAGAGGTCGGGTTCTTTGTCGGGTGTATGTTCAACGGCCGGGTGCCGCAGACTGCGCTCGACGCGATGGAGGTCATGAAGCGCAACGGTATCCGGGTGATCGTCCCCCACGACCAGGTCTGCTGCGGCTCGCCGCTGATCAGGACCGGGCAGACGTCGAATGTCTCCGACCTGAAGCAGAAGAATATCAAGGCCTTCGCCGACCGCGGGATCGAGACCGTGATGACGATCTGCGCCGGGTGCGGGGCGACGCTGAAGAACGATTACGAGACGCCGTTTGCGGTGAAGGATGTCACCGAGGTCCTCACCGAGTACGGGATCGAGCCCCCGGCAAAACTCGATATCACGGCGACCTACCACGACCCCTGCCACCTCCTCAGGGGTCAGGGGATCAGCGAGGAGCCTCGGGCGCTTCTCCGCGAGGCTGTTGGGGAGTTCGTGGAGATGCCCTCGCAGTGCTGCGGGGCCGGCGGCGGTGTCAGGTCGGGGGTGCCTGAGGAGGCAAAGGCGCTCGGGGCGAAGCGTGATGCGGCCGTGAAGGCGACCGGCGCTGACGTGGTGGTGACGGTCTGCCCGTTCTGCGAGTTCCATATCGCAGACTGCACGGATGTGCCCGTGAAGAACCTGGTGACGGTCCTCCTCGAGGGCTACCGGAAGAAGGATGCGGAGCAGAAGGACTCCGCGTAA
- the tfrA gene encoding fumarate reductase (CoM/CoB) subunit TfrA, whose protein sequence is MLVDEIVDAHVLVIGSGGAGVRAAIEASRYGSVVLASKTIAGKGGCTTMAEGGFNAVLRDLDSIEVHREDTLSGGAYLNDPALVDVLVREAPERLRDLVRWGAVFDVTDDRQVAQRPFGGQRFPRTCYAGDRTGHEIMMTLLDRLDATDTQLYNEVTVVDLVKDENGAVAGAIALDREGEVILFRSDATVLATGGGTQIYDISTNSAAGTGDGFAMAYRAGAELIDMEMVQFHPTGAVYPYDARGRLVTEAVRGEGGLLLNARRERFMKRYDPDRMELSTRDVVARAIATEVLEGRGTKRGGVYLDVTHLPAERIETRLPVMLEQFLAFGVDIRKEPMEVAPTAHHIMGGLRITPECRTTVPALFACGEVAGGVHGANRLGGNALADTQVFGKRAGEFAGKSPERSGRVDEAWIEAELGMLDDFFEGAISPAAVRKDLKLTMWNHAGIFRNSPDLATALTSVKRLADRRLFAASTANIPECCTVRNMCTTASLIIRCALLRPENRGAHVRNDKETSTWEPAKSPFGHTYVSLSREGIEQREVAA, encoded by the coding sequence ATGCTTGTAGACGAGATTGTGGACGCTCACGTGCTGGTTATCGGGAGCGGCGGCGCCGGGGTGCGGGCCGCCATCGAGGCTTCCCGGTACGGCAGCGTGGTCCTGGCCTCCAAGACCATCGCCGGCAAAGGAGGGTGTACGACGATGGCAGAAGGCGGCTTCAACGCCGTTCTGCGGGACCTGGACTCTATCGAGGTCCATCGCGAAGATACGCTCTCCGGTGGAGCGTACCTGAACGACCCGGCCCTGGTGGACGTGCTGGTCCGCGAGGCGCCGGAGCGCCTGAGAGATCTCGTCCGGTGGGGTGCGGTCTTTGACGTCACCGATGACCGACAGGTGGCGCAGCGGCCGTTCGGCGGGCAGCGGTTCCCGAGGACCTGCTACGCCGGAGACCGGACCGGCCACGAGATAATGATGACCCTCCTCGACCGCCTTGATGCGACCGATACGCAACTCTACAACGAGGTTACGGTCGTCGACCTCGTCAAGGATGAGAACGGTGCAGTCGCCGGTGCGATCGCCCTGGACCGGGAAGGGGAGGTCATCCTCTTCCGGTCGGACGCCACGGTGCTTGCGACCGGCGGAGGGACACAGATCTATGATATCTCCACGAACTCCGCAGCCGGGACCGGCGACGGGTTTGCCATGGCCTACCGGGCCGGGGCGGAACTGATCGATATGGAGATGGTCCAGTTCCACCCCACGGGTGCGGTCTACCCCTACGACGCCCGCGGCCGGCTGGTGACCGAGGCGGTCCGGGGGGAGGGAGGGCTCCTCTTAAACGCGCGACGGGAACGGTTCATGAAGCGCTACGACCCCGACCGGATGGAACTCTCCACCCGGGACGTTGTGGCCCGGGCGATCGCGACCGAGGTGCTGGAGGGGCGGGGGACGAAGCGCGGCGGGGTCTACCTGGACGTGACGCACCTCCCCGCGGAGCGGATCGAGACCCGGCTCCCGGTGATGCTCGAACAGTTCCTCGCCTTCGGCGTGGATATCAGGAAGGAGCCAATGGAGGTGGCGCCCACCGCTCATCACATCATGGGCGGCCTCCGGATCACGCCAGAGTGCCGGACGACCGTTCCGGCCCTCTTCGCCTGCGGCGAGGTGGCCGGCGGAGTGCACGGCGCGAACCGTCTCGGCGGGAACGCGCTTGCCGATACGCAGGTCTTCGGGAAGCGGGCAGGGGAGTTTGCCGGGAAGTCGCCTGAACGGAGCGGCCGGGTCGATGAGGCCTGGATTGAGGCGGAACTCGGGATGCTCGACGACTTCTTCGAGGGGGCGATAAGCCCCGCTGCGGTCAGGAAGGACCTGAAACTCACGATGTGGAACCATGCCGGGATCTTCAGAAACTCGCCCGACCTTGCGACGGCGCTTACGAGCGTCAAGAGGCTTGCCGACCGCCGGCTCTTCGCAGCATCGACTGCGAACATCCCGGAGTGCTGCACGGTCAGGAACATGTGCACCACGGCATCCCTGATCATCAGGTGCGCCCTGCTGCGGCCCGAGAACCGGGGGGCTCACGTCAGGAACGATAAGGAGACCTCCACCTGGGAGCCGGCAAAGTCGCCGTTCGGGCACACCTACGTCTCGCTCTCCCGGGAAGGGATCGAGCAGCGGGAGGTGGCGGCATGA
- a CDS encoding aspartate kinase codes for MKFGGTSVGEADCIQRVADIIEPHHAAGDEVALVVSACSGVTDQIIAMADEVVKSKKQPPVGTFLQAMRTRHTRLLAEVAPDYVDEVTAVIEDRLGRLQNILAAVYTLKELTPRSRDYIISFGERLSAPIVSAALRQRGIPSVVLDGAEAGIITTANHGDARALPASESSIRSRVVPLLADSVPVIMGFMGATEQGVTTTLGRSGSDYSAAIIGAGIDADEIWIWTDVDGVMTSDPRLIKDARVLDDISYLEVMELSYFGAKVLHPRSVEPAMQKDIPIRVRNTFRPECPGTIILRKEHLEKRVVKAIALIEKVALVNINGAQMIGRPGVARMIFEALALREVNVMMISQGSSEANISVIIDESHLDAAMCALTPIVKQGTVREITYDRDVAAVAVVGAGMAGTPGTGGRIFSALGQAGINVMMISQGSSEVNVSFVVKGGDGKRALQVLHDEFRLSENSDD; via the coding sequence ATGAAATTTGGCGGCACATCCGTTGGGGAAGCAGACTGTATCCAACGGGTTGCAGATATCATAGAACCACACCATGCAGCGGGTGACGAGGTTGCGCTGGTTGTATCGGCGTGCTCCGGAGTTACCGACCAGATCATCGCGATGGCCGATGAGGTCGTGAAGAGCAAGAAACAGCCCCCGGTCGGGACATTCCTCCAAGCGATGCGGACCCGGCACACCCGGCTCCTTGCCGAGGTCGCCCCAGACTACGTCGACGAGGTGACGGCGGTCATCGAGGACCGGCTCGGCCGGCTGCAGAACATCCTCGCCGCCGTATACACCTTAAAGGAACTGACTCCCCGGTCCCGCGACTACATCATATCCTTCGGGGAACGGCTCTCGGCCCCGATCGTGAGCGCCGCTCTCCGCCAGCGCGGTATTCCCTCGGTCGTCCTCGACGGCGCCGAGGCCGGGATCATCACGACGGCGAACCACGGGGACGCCCGTGCCCTCCCGGCGAGCGAGTCGAGCATCAGGAGCCGGGTCGTGCCGCTGCTCGCCGACTCCGTCCCGGTGATCATGGGTTTCATGGGAGCGACCGAGCAGGGTGTGACCACCACGCTCGGGCGGAGCGGTTCTGACTACTCGGCCGCCATCATCGGCGCCGGTATCGATGCCGACGAGATCTGGATCTGGACCGATGTCGACGGGGTGATGACCTCAGACCCCCGGCTCATCAAAGACGCCCGGGTGCTCGACGACATCTCCTACCTCGAGGTGATGGAGCTCTCCTACTTCGGCGCCAAGGTGCTCCACCCGCGCTCGGTCGAACCCGCGATGCAGAAGGATATCCCGATCCGGGTCAGGAACACCTTCAGGCCCGAGTGCCCCGGGACGATCATCCTTCGCAAAGAGCACCTGGAGAAGCGGGTGGTCAAGGCCATCGCCCTGATCGAGAAGGTGGCGCTGGTCAACATCAACGGTGCGCAGATGATCGGCCGCCCCGGCGTCGCACGGATGATCTTTGAGGCGCTCGCTCTCCGGGAGGTGAACGTCATGATGATCTCGCAGGGCTCCTCTGAAGCAAACATCTCGGTCATCATCGACGAGTCTCACCTGGATGCCGCCATGTGCGCGCTCACCCCGATCGTGAAGCAGGGCACTGTGCGCGAGATCACCTACGACCGGGACGTCGCCGCGGTCGCTGTCGTGGGCGCCGGGATGGCCGGAACCCCCGGCACGGGGGGCAGGATCTTCTCGGCGCTCGGCCAGGCCGGGATCAACGTCATGATGATCTCGCAGGGCTCAAGCGAGGTGAACGTCTCGTTTGTCGTGAAGGGTGGAGACGGCAAGCGTGCTCTGCAGGTGCTGCACGATGAATTCCGCCTCTCGGAGAACTCTGATGACTGA
- the purM gene encoding phosphoribosylformylglycinamidine cyclo-ligase gives MTEHTYREAGVDIDLEARAVRALIDNLTYQRTGSFPMMGAVGHFAGLIDCGPYALALAVDGVGTKMLVADALRNWRTVGIDCIAMNVNDLYVMNLEPVAFVDYIATDALSIEKMEQIGRGLNEGARLANMNIVGGETATLRGLVNGLDLAGTCLGVQKKEKIVTGEGIVPGDLIVGVPSSGIHSNGLTLARRIVEEYASYDTRLSNGKTLGEELLTPTRIYHEVLRVTEACTVHGMCHITGGGLLNFRRLSDYGFSITAPLEVPAIFRWLQEKGSIGDVEMYRTFNMGMGYAFVAPEESVAAIRSIIPGARVVGEVTEEPGVRLKGVEIR, from the coding sequence ATGACTGAACATACTTACCGTGAAGCAGGGGTCGACATCGACCTCGAGGCCCGGGCGGTGCGGGCGCTGATTGACAACCTTACCTACCAGAGAACCGGCTCGTTCCCGATGATGGGTGCGGTCGGGCACTTCGCCGGGCTCATCGACTGCGGGCCGTATGCCCTCGCGCTTGCGGTCGACGGCGTTGGGACCAAGATGCTCGTCGCAGACGCGCTCCGCAACTGGCGGACCGTCGGGATCGACTGCATCGCGATGAACGTCAACGACCTCTACGTGATGAACCTCGAACCCGTGGCGTTCGTCGATTACATCGCGACCGACGCCCTCTCGATCGAGAAGATGGAGCAGATCGGCCGGGGATTGAACGAAGGGGCCAGGCTTGCGAATATGAACATCGTTGGCGGCGAGACCGCGACGCTCCGGGGGCTCGTAAACGGCCTCGACCTTGCGGGGACCTGTCTTGGTGTCCAGAAGAAGGAGAAGATCGTCACCGGGGAGGGGATCGTCCCCGGCGACCTGATCGTCGGCGTCCCCTCAAGCGGCATCCACAGCAACGGCCTCACGCTTGCCCGGAGGATCGTCGAGGAGTATGCCTCGTATGATACGCGTCTCTCAAACGGAAAGACCCTCGGCGAAGAACTCCTCACACCCACCCGGATCTACCACGAGGTGCTCCGGGTGACGGAGGCCTGCACCGTGCATGGGATGTGCCACATCACCGGCGGCGGCCTCTTAAACTTCCGGAGGCTCTCCGACTACGGGTTCTCGATCACCGCCCCCCTGGAAGTCCCCGCCATCTTCCGGTGGCTGCAGGAGAAGGGAAGCATCGGCGACGTCGAGATGTACCGCACCTTCAACATGGGCATGGGCTATGCCTTCGTCGCTCCGGAGGAGAGCGTGGCCGCTATCAGGTCGATCATCCCCGGCGCCCGGGTGGTCGGCGAAGTGACGGAAGAGCCCGGCGTCAGGCTGAAGGGCGTCGAGATCCGGTGA
- a CDS encoding DUF2281 domain-containing protein, whose translation MADIEELMRELSPEHRKEALDFVAYLLQKQRRKRGEPLRQTWAGALRRYRDTYTALDLQKESLSWRSG comes from the coding sequence ATGGCAGATATCGAAGAACTCATGAGGGAACTCTCCCCCGAACACCGGAAAGAGGCACTCGATTTTGTCGCCTACCTCCTCCAGAAGCAGAGGCGCAAGCGAGGCGAACCGCTCCGGCAGACCTGGGCGGGGGCGCTTCGTCGGTATCGGGACACCTACACCGCTCTCGATCTGCAGAAAGAGTCGTTGTCATGGCGCAGCGGTTGA
- a CDS encoding ZPR1 zinc finger domain-containing protein, whose protein sequence is MREAYPGTCPACGREIQIIHHRLEIPHFPDLLIVSIACDACGYRHTDTIIPEEGEPARWTVRVEEPADLSIRVVRSMTGTITIPELGLAVEPGTACEGFVTNIEGVLSRFEGAVESALAHAESEDERAAALRVQERIARAREAAFPFTVVLEDPAGNSALVSEKAEKTRLERTT, encoded by the coding sequence GTGCGGGAGGCCTACCCGGGAACCTGTCCCGCATGCGGGCGCGAGATCCAGATCATCCACCACCGTCTCGAGATCCCCCACTTCCCGGATCTCCTGATCGTCTCGATCGCGTGCGACGCCTGCGGCTACCGGCACACCGACACCATCATACCGGAGGAGGGGGAACCGGCCCGGTGGACGGTGCGGGTTGAGGAGCCCGCCGATCTCTCCATCAGGGTGGTGCGGAGCATGACCGGGACGATCACGATCCCGGAACTCGGGCTCGCTGTCGAGCCCGGGACCGCCTGTGAGGGGTTCGTCACCAATATCGAGGGGGTTCTCTCGCGGTTCGAGGGGGCGGTGGAGAGCGCCCTCGCCCACGCAGAGAGTGAAGACGAGCGGGCGGCAGCGCTCAGGGTGCAGGAGAGGATCGCCAGAGCCCGGGAGGCGGCCTTCCCGTTCACGGTCGTCCTCGAGGATCCCGCCGGGAACAGCGCGCTCGTCAGTGAGAAGGCTGAAAAGACGCGGCTCGAGAGAACGACCTGA
- a CDS encoding cell division protein SepF has product MVKKLFDSILGKNPVKNEDEYMELDLASYEGSTSEEPASMYVKIATIADLKDTPRVKDEVYNGNIVIVDIGRLKMDKVTFERVLKDLRDVARDVNGDIVGLGEQKYVIITPMSVKVSREKIGGGL; this is encoded by the coding sequence ATGGTTAAAAAGCTCTTTGACAGTATTCTCGGTAAAAACCCTGTAAAAAACGAAGACGAGTACATGGAACTCGATCTCGCCTCCTATGAGGGATCGACCTCAGAAGAGCCGGCATCCATGTACGTCAAGATCGCCACCATCGCCGACCTCAAGGATACCCCCCGTGTCAAAGACGAGGTCTATAACGGCAACATCGTCATCGTCGATATCGGGCGGCTGAAGATGGACAAGGTGACCTTCGAGCGGGTCTTAAAGGACCTCCGCGATGTGGCAAGAGACGTGAACGGCGATATCGTCGGCCTTGGCGAGCAGAAGTACGTCATCATCACGCCCATGTCCGTCAAGGTCTCGCGCGAGAAGATCGGCGGTGGCCTGTAA
- a CDS encoding RNA-binding protein, translating into MSKFTVKKRHVIRKSQIARLLDRLAEEIGPSAELFRSDRIERVETDAPVGIYLVDKKPLLMAADTWTFPTLRGLVEHPIPERRVVVDTGAVRFVANGADAMRPGIVSISPDIRAGRPVQVVEERHGKPLAVGIALFDAADMEQQEKGKSVRSIHHVGDDIWNLEI; encoded by the coding sequence ATGTCGAAGTTTACCGTAAAAAAACGTCACGTTATCAGAAAATCGCAGATTGCCCGGCTCCTCGACCGGCTCGCCGAAGAGATCGGACCGTCGGCCGAACTCTTCCGGTCCGACCGGATCGAGCGGGTCGAGACCGACGCTCCCGTCGGGATCTACCTCGTCGACAAAAAACCGCTCCTGATGGCCGCCGACACCTGGACCTTTCCCACCCTGCGGGGGCTGGTCGAGCACCCCATCCCCGAGCGCCGGGTGGTGGTCGATACCGGCGCGGTCAGGTTCGTCGCAAACGGCGCGGATGCCATGCGCCCCGGGATCGTCTCGATATCACCGGATATCCGCGCCGGGCGTCCGGTGCAGGTCGTCGAGGAACGCCACGGGAAACCGCTTGCCGTGGGGATTGCGCTCTTTGATGCCGCCGATATGGAGCAGCAGGAGAAGGGGAAATCGGTCAGGAGCATCCACCACGTCGGGGACGATATCTGGAATCTCGAGATCTAA
- a CDS encoding LSM domain-containing protein — protein sequence MTPRPLDILDQVLNRQPVIISLKGGREIRGVLQGYDVHMNLVLDKAEEEMDGAVQKLGTLIVRGDNVIYITPSVE from the coding sequence ATGACGCCAAGACCGTTGGATATTTTAGATCAGGTACTGAACCGTCAGCCCGTCATCATCAGCCTCAAAGGTGGAAGGGAGATTCGGGGTGTCCTCCAGGGATACGACGTTCACATGAATCTGGTATTGGATAAGGCAGAAGAAGAAATGGACGGCGCTGTGCAGAAACTCGGCACGCTGATCGTCCGCGGTGATAACGTGATCTATATCACCCCTTCAGTTGAATGA
- a CDS encoding 50S ribosomal protein L37e — MSKGTPSMGKRQKRTHITCRRCGKPSFHAQHKVCAACGFGKSRRLRSYRWTEKKAKVPTH, encoded by the coding sequence ATGTCAAAAGGCACACCATCAATGGGCAAGCGGCAGAAGCGTACCCACATCACCTGCAGGCGTTGTGGCAAGCCCTCATTCCATGCGCAGCACAAGGTCTGTGCGGCCTGTGGCTTTGGAAAAAGCCGGAGATTACGCAGTTATCGTTGGACAGAGAAGAAAGCAAAGGTACCGACGCATTAG
- the purF gene encoding amidophosphoribosyltransferase — translation MCGIVGIVDAGGVSFPLYYALYALQHRGQESAGISTFEGTTLYTHKAQGLVAEVFDRHTLEGLRGNAGIGHVRYPTTGSKVPENVQPFNFRYRGLDLSIAHNGNLVNTAEMREEYERRGQIFCTSADTEIIGNIIAEALRTSKSMEDAVRLCMRRLRGSYATVALLNDTVYAFRDPLGIKPLCIGKFDHGYIVASESVAIDALDGTLIRDVRPGELVRIDENGLSSVQIATANRRAHCIFEYIYFARADSVIDGTLVYDVRRRIGQGLYDAAPVEGDIVCPVPDSGTAYAAGYAERSGVPFVEGLMKNRYMGRTFIMPTQQQRERAVRIKLNTVRGNLKDKRVVLVDDSIVRGTTSRRIVKMIREAGASEIHLRVGSPPIISPCYLGVDMPTRAELIASGKEVEAVRESIGATSLTYVPLKDLVEAIGCDERNLCTGCLTGCYPVDINGEKCYHCVVDYVAGTHQADLSTFRTGKQRT, via the coding sequence ATGTGTGGTATCGTTGGCATCGTCGATGCTGGCGGTGTCTCTTTTCCGCTGTACTACGCCCTGTACGCTCTCCAGCACCGGGGGCAGGAGAGCGCAGGGATATCCACTTTTGAAGGCACGACCCTGTACACCCACAAGGCCCAGGGGCTCGTTGCCGAAGTCTTTGATCGCCACACCCTGGAGGGACTGCGTGGCAACGCCGGGATCGGGCATGTCCGCTACCCGACGACCGGGTCGAAGGTCCCGGAGAACGTCCAGCCGTTCAATTTTCGCTACCGGGGGCTTGACCTCTCGATCGCCCACAACGGCAACCTGGTCAACACGGCCGAGATGCGGGAGGAGTACGAACGCCGGGGGCAGATCTTCTGCACCTCCGCCGATACTGAGATCATAGGGAACATCATCGCCGAGGCGCTCCGGACCTCAAAGAGCATGGAGGATGCGGTCAGGCTCTGCATGCGGCGCCTGCGGGGCTCCTACGCCACCGTTGCGCTGTTAAACGACACCGTCTATGCTTTCCGCGACCCGCTCGGCATCAAACCGCTCTGTATCGGCAAATTCGACCACGGCTACATCGTCGCCTCCGAGAGCGTGGCGATCGATGCGCTCGACGGCACGCTCATCAGGGATGTGCGGCCGGGAGAACTCGTCCGTATCGATGAGAACGGGCTCTCTTCCGTCCAGATCGCGACCGCGAACCGGAGAGCGCACTGCATCTTCGAGTACATCTATTTTGCCCGCGCCGATTCGGTCATAGACGGGACGCTGGTCTACGACGTCCGCCGCCGGATCGGGCAGGGGCTCTATGATGCAGCTCCGGTTGAGGGAGACATCGTCTGCCCGGTCCCCGACTCCGGGACCGCCTACGCCGCCGGCTACGCCGAACGGTCGGGCGTCCCGTTCGTCGAGGGGCTGATGAAGAACCGTTACATGGGACGGACGTTTATTATGCCGACCCAGCAGCAGCGGGAACGGGCGGTCAGGATCAAGCTCAACACCGTCAGGGGCAACCTCAAGGACAAAAGGGTGGTCCTCGTCGACGACAGTATCGTCCGGGGGACGACGTCCCGCAGGATCGTGAAGATGATCCGGGAGGCGGGGGCGAGCGAGATCCATCTCAGGGTCGGCTCCCCGCCGATCATCTCCCCCTGTTACCTCGGGGTTGATATGCCCACCCGTGCCGAACTGATCGCGAGCGGGAAAGAGGTCGAGGCGGTGCGGGAGAGCATCGGCGCGACGTCGCTTACCTACGTCCCGCTCAAGGACCTGGTGGAGGCGATCGGGTGCGACGAGCGGAACCTCTGCACCGGGTGCCTGACCGGGTGTTACCCGGTGGATATCAACGGGGAGAAGTGTTACCACTGTGTGGTGGACTACGTGGCCGGCACCCACCAGGCCGACCTCTCGACCTTCAGGACCGGGAAGCAGCGGACATAA
- the trxA gene encoding thioredoxin, producing MEENRPMDDDLQRLREERLRELEAGLLGDTGGVIEISDTSFQDAAKKHPFLVIDVWAEWCGPCRMVTPVIEDLARDFAGRVTFGKCNVDLNPGIATSFSITAIPTLLFFANGMLVDRVVGALPKEAIRSRVMRAFGAG from the coding sequence ATGGAAGAGAACAGACCGATGGATGACGACCTGCAGCGCCTCCGCGAAGAGCGCCTCCGGGAGCTTGAGGCCGGCCTCCTCGGCGACACCGGCGGGGTCATCGAGATCAGCGATACCTCGTTTCAGGACGCCGCAAAGAAGCATCCTTTCCTTGTCATCGACGTCTGGGCGGAATGGTGCGGCCCCTGTCGGATGGTGACCCCGGTGATCGAGGACCTTGCGCGTGATTTTGCCGGCAGGGTGACCTTCGGCAAATGCAACGTCGATCTCAACCCCGGGATAGCGACGAGTTTCAGCATAACGGCGATCCCGACGCTCCTGTTCTTTGCAAACGGCATGCTCGTCGACAGGGTGGTCGGCGCGCTCCCTAAAGAGGCCATACGGTCAAGGGTCATGCGGGCCTTCGGGGCCGGTTAA
- a CDS encoding 4a-hydroxytetrahydrobiopterin dehydratase: MDLSSEPISPDVADTAPLTRREIADLLPEIPGWSLEDGRLVAQFACKEFCDAVAFFQEIARFSARESHHPDISIHKGRIVDVAWYTYAIGGLSRNDFIMAARLSEWLRCRQGGAL, from the coding sequence ATGGATCTTTCGTCTGAACCGATCAGCCCGGATGTCGCGGATACGGCACCGCTGACCCGGCGGGAGATCGCCGACCTCCTGCCTGAGATCCCGGGATGGTCGCTCGAGGACGGGCGCCTGGTCGCCCAGTTTGCCTGTAAAGAGTTCTGCGATGCCGTAGCATTCTTCCAGGAGATCGCACGGTTTTCCGCGCGGGAGAGCCATCACCCTGATATCAGCATCCACAAAGGCCGGATCGTGGATGTCGCCTGGTACACCTACGCCATCGGCGGGCTCTCCAGGAACGACTTTATCATGGCCGCACGGCTCTCCGAGTGGCTCCGGTGCCGGCAGGGCGGAGCGCTCTAG